GTAGCGGTTCGTGCCGCAGCCCGCCGACACGTGGAGGTACGACGTGTTGCCTTCCGCCGTGTGCGTGGACAGGCCCTTCACCCGGTCCGTGTCCAGGTCGCAGTTGGTGACCAGGGCGCCGTAGAAGGGGATGCACAGCTGGCCGCCGTGGGTGTGGCCGGCAAGGATCAGGGGGTAGGCGTCGGCCGTGAAGGCGTCCAGGGTGCGCAGGTACGGGGCGTGTACGACGCCCATGGAGAAGTCCGCCGACTGGGACGGGCCGCCGGCCACCTGCGCGTAGCGGTCCCGCTTGATGTGCGGGTCGTCCAGGCCCGTGAGCTCCACCGAGCCGCCCTCGAGCTTGAGCTCGCCGCGCGTGTTGGTGAGGTTGAGCCAGCCCGCCGCGTCGAAACCGTCCCGCAGGTCCTCCCACGGGTTGTGCACGACGCCCTCGGCCGGCGCGTTGCCGTTGAGCCCGTGGCGGCCCTGGGCCTTCTCGAGGAGGTAGAGGGCGGGGTTGCGCAGCTTGGGGCCGTAGTAGTCGTTGGAGCCGAAGACGTACGCGCCGGGGAATTCCATCAGGGGGCCGAGCGCGTCCAGGACCTCCGGGACGCCCTCCGGGTCGGAGAGGTTGTCGCCCGTGTTGATCACGAAGTCGGGGCGCAGGCCCGCCAGGGACCGCAGCCAGCGCTGCTTCTTGCGCTGGCCGCCGACCATGTGGATGTCGGAGACCTGCAGTACACGCAGGGGACGCATTCCCGGGGGCAGGACCGGGACGGTGACCCGGCGGAGGCGGAAGGAGCGGGCCTCGAAGCCCGCCGAGTACAGCAGTCCGGCGGCGCCAGCCGCCGCGATTCCCAGGGTTACTCCATATCGCGCGCGCATACGACCATCGTGTCAGACCCGGGCCGTCGTCCGTGCCCGGGCGGTGCCCCGAAATCCCCTGACCGCGCCGGGCATTAGACGGCCGCCCCGCAAATCGAGGGGCGCCGCTGCTCCCGCACCTGCGACAATCGACCTCATGACCACGCTCAAGTCGAAGCTGCAGGAAGACCTCAACGTTGCGATCAAGGAGCGCGACGAGCTGCGCTCCTCGACGCTCCGGCTGACGCTCGCCGCGATCACCAAGGAGGAGGTCGCGGGCAAGGAGAAGCGCGAGCTCTCCGACGACGAGGTGCAGAAGGTGATCGCCCGGGAGGCGAAGAAGCGGCGTGAGGCGGCCGACGCCTTCGCGCAGGGTGGTCGCCCCGAGCAGGCCGAGCGGGAGAAGGCGGAGGGCGAGGTCCTCGCCACGTACCTGCCGCAGCAGCTGTCGGACGAGCAGCTTCAGGAGATCGTCGCCCAGGCCGTCGAGGAGGCGAAGGCTGCCGGTGCGGAGGGGCCGCGGGCCATGGGTGCGGTCATGAAGATCGTGAACCCGAAGGTGGCCGGGCAGGCCGAGGGCGGCCGCGTCGCCGCCGCGGTGAAGAAGCTGCTGGCCGGCTGACCGTCCAGTCGAAACGACGACGGCCCCCTCCCACCCACGCGGGTGAGAAAGACGGCCTCCTCCCGCCCATGCGGGTGAGAAAGACGGCCCTCTCCCACCACGCGGGTGAGAACGAAGACGGCCCCCAGCCACGCGGATGAGGACGAAGACGGCCCCCAGCCACGCGGATGAGGACGAAGACGGCCCCCAGCCACGCGGATGAGGACGAAGACGGCCCCTTCCCACCCACGCCGGGTGAGAGGGGGCCGTTTCGACGCGTCAGGTCAGTCAGGTCACGCCGCCGGCTCAGCCGAACCGGCCGCCGTTCCCGTTCCCCCCGCCGTTGCCCTGCCCCCGGATGAAGCCCTCCGGGATGGAGAACGAGGGCGTGGGCTCGTCGCCGCCTCCGCCGTTGTTGCCGCCGACCAGGCCGCCGATGAAGCCGCCGTCGCCGTCGTCGCCGTTGCCCCCGTCGTCCCGGCCGCCGTCCCCGTCGCCGTCACCGCGGTCCCGGGGCTTGCTGTCGGGGATGTGGACGGAGTTGAAGTTTTCGACGGGCTTGCCCTCCAGCGCGCCGGACATCATGTCGCCCCAGATCGGGCCGGGGACCTCGCCACCGAAGACCTTGCCGTACGGCCGGCCGCCGATGGTGATGCCGACCATCTTGCGCTTGTGCGCGGGGTCGCCGACCCAGACCGCGCCGGCCATGTTCGGCGTGTAGCCCACGAACCAGGCCGCGTAGCGCTCGTCCGTCGTACCGGTCTTACCGGCACTGGGGCGGCTGCCGAGGCCGGCCTTCTTACCCGTGCCGTCCTCGACGACGCCCTTCAGCAGCGCGTTGATCGTGTCGGCGGTGTTCTCCGACATCGCGCGCGAGCAGGTCGACTTCGGGACCTCCAGCGACGTGGTCTTGTCGCCGATCCGCCGGTTGACCGACTCGATGGCGATCGGCGTGCAGTACATGCCGCGCGAGGCGAAGGTCGCGTACGCGTTCGCCATGGTCAGCGGGGACATCTCCTGGGTGCCGAGGGCGATGGAGGGCACCTGCGGCATCTTGTCGCCGTCGGCCCGCACGACGCCCATCTTCTTGGCCATCGTCGTCACCGGGCAGATGCCGATGTCGCTGATCATCTGCACGTAGTAGGTGTTGACCGACTTGGCGGTTGCCTCCCGCATGTCGTACGGGCCGACCTCGGAGGAGTTCTCGTTCTGGAGCTTCGCGGGGCTGTTGGGGTCGTTCACCCACCGCTTGCCGTCGCAGGCCGAGACCGGGCTCGGGTACGCCATCCGGTACGGCGACGGGTACACCTTGTTCGCCGGCATGCCGTCCTCGAGGGCCGCGGCGGCCACGATCGGCTTGAACGTCGAACCGGGCTGGTAGCCCATGCCGCCGCCCATCGACTGGTCGACGGAGAGGTTGATCTGCGTCTCGTTCTTCTTGAAGCCGTACGGACGCGACTGGCCCATGGCGAGGATCTTGCCGGTGCCGGGCTGGACGATGGAGGCGGCGGTGGCCACCTCGTCGCTCTTGTAGACGTGGTCCTTGATGGACCGCTGCGCCGCGTTCTGGGACTGCGGGTCCATGGTCGTGCGGATGGTGAGGCCGCCCTGGTTCCAGATCTTCGCGCGCTGCTCCTTGGTCTTGCCGAAGACCGGGTCGGTCAGGAACACCTCGCGCACGAAGTCGCAGAAGAAGCCCGCGCCCTTGACCGCCGTGATGCAGCCGTTCTTGGGCTTGCTGACCTTCAGGCCGAGCGGTGCCTTCATCGCGTCGGCGGCCTGCGCCCGGGAGATGTCGCCGGTGGCCGCCATGCGCTGCAGCACGGTGTTGCGGCGCTTGGTGGCCTCCGCCTCGTCGTTGACCGGGTCGTAGCGGCTCGGCGACTGGACGATGCCGGCGAGCAGGGCCGCCTGCTCCAGGCTGAGGTCCTCGGCGGACTCGGAGAAGTAGCGCTGGGCGGCGGCCTCGACACCGTAGGCCTGCTGGCCGAAGAAGGTGATGTTCAGGTAGTTCTCGAGGATCTTCTTCTTGCCCAGCTCCTCCTCGACCTGGATCGCGTACTTGAGCTCGCGGATCTTGCGGCCGATGGTCTGCTGGGTGGCCTGCGCGACCTTCGTCGGGTCGTTGCCCGCCTCCTCGACGAAGACGTTCTTCACGTACTGCTGTGTCAGCGTGGAGGCGCCCTCGGAGACCCCGCCGGTCTGCGCGTTCTTGTTGAGGGCGCGCAGGACGCCCTTCAGGTCGACCGCGCCGTGCTGGTAGAAGCGCGAGTCCTCGATCGCGACGATCGCCTTCTGCATGTACGGCGAGATGTCCTTGAGGGGGACCACCGTGCGGTCGCGCGAGTAGACCGTGGCGATCTGGCCGCCGTCGGCGTCGAGGATCGTGGTGCGCTGACTCAGCGGCGGGGTCTTCATGTTGGCCGGGAGCTCGTCGAAGCTCTCGACCGATCCCTTGGCCGCCAGCCCCAGCGCGCCCACCGCGGGGAGCGCGATGCCGGCCAGCACGGCTCCCGCGAGGACACTGACACCGAGGAACTTGGCGGCCTGCTGCGTGGGAGACAGACCACCGCCCGAGCGCTTCTTTGGCATGAGGGCAGCCTACGTTCTCATTCGCCGGACAGGCGTATAGGCCTTGGCCTAAGCTGCTCTCAACTGTCACAGCAGCGAGGTCACGTATCAATACGTCCGGCGACCCCGAATCGTTCTGGGTGTTCTCCAACTTTTTTGTTGGGGGCGTGTCCGAATCCGCCTTGTGTGTCATACGGCGTCCGGTGTGACGCAACTGAACTGTCCCGTTTTGCCGGGAGAGTTACGTATGTCACCAGCTCACTCCCCCGGGTGATCTGCCGCTTACCCATAGTCCGTTCGGGCCATTCAAGATTGGGCCCGCTGGGGGTGTTGCGCTGTGCCCACCTTCCGTAACGTCCTCAACTGGCGGCGGTGAATATGCCGCTGCCGCCGTGGGGGAGCCTCGATTCGGGAGAGGACGGCGCCGGTATGGGCTGGGTAGTCGACTGGAGTGCGCAGGCGGCCTGCCGCACTACCGATCCGGACGAACTGTTCGTTCAAGGAGCAGCGCAGAACAGGGCCAAGGCGGTGTGCACCGGATGCCCGGTGCGCACGGAGTGCCTGGCCGACGCGCTCGACAACCGCGTCGAGTTCGGTGTGTGGGGAGGCATGACGGAGCGGGAGCGCCGCGCACTGCTGCGCAGGCGTCCCACGGTGACCTCCTGGCGCCGGCTGCTGGAGACGGCGCGCACGGAGTACGAGCGGGGGTGCGGTGTCCTGCCCCTCGACGACGACGAGATCTACGAGAACTACGCGGCGGTGAGCTGAGGAGTCCCTCCCTCCGGGGAGTTTCCCAGGTCAGGTCTGAGGGCCCTCCCCGGGCCCTTCGCCGTCACCTACGGGTTCTTCGCTCTCGCCGGGCCGTCCTCCGGGCACGCCCCTTGGGCACGCTCCTCGGGCAGGCGCGCCTCAGGCACTCGCCTCAGGTGACTCCGGCTCGTCGGCAGGGTCGGGCAGCTCGCGCTCGCCCGCCGCGAGGCGGTCGCCGATGTCGCGCAGTCCCGCGAGGTCGTGCACGTCGCCGGGGAGCGCGGCCACTTCCGTCACGGCCACCTCCGGGTGGAGCGCGGTGAAGCGGTCACGCGTGCGCTGCTCACGGGAGAGCAGCTGCATGCGATCGGCGTGCAGCCTCAGCAGGCCCGCGGTGAGCTGGTCGACGGACCGCTCGGGGTCCTCGGTGACCGCAGCGTGCTCGATGTCCTCGGCATGCCCGGCGCCTTCGGTGGGGGAGCCACCCTCGGGAGCCGATGCCGGAGTCGGAGCTGGTGTTCCGGACGTGGGAGAGTCTGAACTGTCGGGTGCGTCGGGGGAGTTACGAAGACTTGCTTTCCCGCCCTCCTGATCCACAATGCGGGGCTCTTCAAGATTTTCCGCGGCGGCGAGCGCCCGCTCGGCCGACAGCCGGTCGGCGCCGCTGCCGTGCACCCGGTTGAGCACCAGACCGGCGAGCGGCATGTCCTCCGCGGCCAGCCGCTCCACGAAGTACGCGGCCTCACGCAGCGCGTCCCGCTCCGGGGCCGCCACCACGAGGAACGCCGTGCCCGGCGCCTGGAGCAGCTTGTACGTCGCGTCGGCGCGCGTGCGGAAGCCGCCGAAGGTGGTGTCCATCGCGGACACGAACGTCTGGACGTCCTTGAGGAGCTGACCGCCGAGCAGCTTGCCGAGGGTGCCGGTCATCATCGACATCCCGACGTTCAGGAACTTCATCCCGGCGCGGCCGCCCAGCTTCGCCGGTGCCGTCAGCAGCCGGATCAGCCTGCCGTCCAGGAACGAGCCGAGCCGCTTGGGCGCGTCCAGGAAGTCCAGCGCCGAACGGGACGGCGGGGTGTCGACGACGATCAGGTCCCACTCGTCCCGGGCGCGGAGCTGCCCGAGCTTCTCCATCGCCATGTACTCCTGCGTGCCCGCGAAGCCCGCCGAGAGCGACTGGTAGAAGGGGTTGCCCAGGATGGCGGCCGCCCGCTCGCCGTCCGCGTGCGCCTCGACGATCTCGTCGAAGGTGCGCTTCATGTCGAGCATCATCGCGTGCAGCTCGCCGCCCGCGGAGTCGTCGATGCCCTTCACCCGGCGCGGGGTGTTGTCGAGGGAGTCGATGCCCATGGACTGGGCCAGCCGGCGGGCCGGGTCGATGGTCAGGACGACCACCTTGCGGCCCCGCTCGGCCGCGCGCAGGCCCAGGGCCGCCGCGGTGGTGGTCTTGCCGACCCCGCCCGACCCGCAGCAGACCACGATCCGGGTCTTCGGGTCCTCCAGCAGCGGGTCGATGTCGAGCAGGCGCGCGGGGGCGAGACGCGGGCGGGCCGGGTCGTGGGTGTGGGCCGGGTCCGAGCGACTCATGACATCCCCTGCTTCCGACTCATGACGGGCCTTGCCTGTCTGCCGCGGCTGGTGACGCGCGCTGCTTGCGTGCCGTGTCTGCCGCGGCTGGTGACACGCCCTGCTCGCATGCCGTGCCCGTCCTGGCTCGTGACGCGTGCTGCTCGCGTCTGCTGTCCGTGCCGGTTCGTGACACGCGCCGCTCCGTACCGGCTCATGACACGCCCTGCTCGCGCAGCTCACGGGCCAGCTCGTACAGCCCCGCCAGGTCCATGCCCTCGGCGAACAGCGGCAGTTCGTGCAGCGGCAGGGCCAGTTCGGCCAGCACCGCCCGCTGCTCGTGCTCCAGCGTGTACCGCTCGGCGTACTCCTCGGCCTGCGTGAGGAGCGGGGCCACCAGCCGCTCGGCGTGCCCGCCGCGCCGCGCCCCGCCGAGCCCCGCGGACGACAGGGACCTCGCGACAGTGGAACGCGGGACCGTCCGTACGAGTTCCAGGTCCGTCTCGTCCAACA
The Streptomyces tuirus genome window above contains:
- a CDS encoding transglycosylase domain-containing protein, which translates into the protein MPKKRSGGGLSPTQQAAKFLGVSVLAGAVLAGIALPAVGALGLAAKGSVESFDELPANMKTPPLSQRTTILDADGGQIATVYSRDRTVVPLKDISPYMQKAIVAIEDSRFYQHGAVDLKGVLRALNKNAQTGGVSEGASTLTQQYVKNVFVEEAGNDPTKVAQATQQTIGRKIRELKYAIQVEEELGKKKILENYLNITFFGQQAYGVEAAAQRYFSESAEDLSLEQAALLAGIVQSPSRYDPVNDEAEATKRRNTVLQRMAATGDISRAQAADAMKAPLGLKVSKPKNGCITAVKGAGFFCDFVREVFLTDPVFGKTKEQRAKIWNQGGLTIRTTMDPQSQNAAQRSIKDHVYKSDEVATAASIVQPGTGKILAMGQSRPYGFKKNETQINLSVDQSMGGGMGYQPGSTFKPIVAAAALEDGMPANKVYPSPYRMAYPSPVSACDGKRWVNDPNSPAKLQNENSSEVGPYDMREATAKSVNTYYVQMISDIGICPVTTMAKKMGVVRADGDKMPQVPSIALGTQEMSPLTMANAYATFASRGMYCTPIAIESVNRRIGDKTTSLEVPKSTCSRAMSENTADTINALLKGVVEDGTGKKAGLGSRPSAGKTGTTDERYAAWFVGYTPNMAGAVWVGDPAHKRKMVGITIGGRPYGKVFGGEVPGPIWGDMMSGALEGKPVENFNSVHIPDSKPRDRGDGDGDGGRDDGGNGDDGDGGFIGGLVGGNNGGGGDEPTPSFSIPEGFIRGQGNGGGNGNGGRFG
- a CDS encoding metallophosphoesterase, giving the protein MRARYGVTLGIAAAGAAGLLYSAGFEARSFRLRRVTVPVLPPGMRPLRVLQVSDIHMVGGQRKKQRWLRSLAGLRPDFVINTGDNLSDPEGVPEVLDALGPLMEFPGAYVFGSNDYYGPKLRNPALYLLEKAQGRHGLNGNAPAEGVVHNPWEDLRDGFDAAGWLNLTNTRGELKLEGGSVELTGLDDPHIKRDRYAQVAGGPSQSADFSMGVVHAPYLRTLDAFTADAYPLILAGHTHGGQLCIPFYGALVTNCDLDTDRVKGLSTHTAEGNTSYLHVSAGCGTNRYTPVRFACPPEATLLTLVGREGSGR
- the wblA gene encoding transcriptional regulator WblA; the encoded protein is MGWVVDWSAQAACRTTDPDELFVQGAAQNRAKAVCTGCPVRTECLADALDNRVEFGVWGGMTERERRALLRRRPTVTSWRRLLETARTEYERGCGVLPLDDDEIYENYAAVS
- a CDS encoding ArsA family ATPase; the protein is MSRSDPAHTHDPARPRLAPARLLDIDPLLEDPKTRIVVCCGSGGVGKTTTAAALGLRAAERGRKVVVLTIDPARRLAQSMGIDSLDNTPRRVKGIDDSAGGELHAMMLDMKRTFDEIVEAHADGERAAAILGNPFYQSLSAGFAGTQEYMAMEKLGQLRARDEWDLIVVDTPPSRSALDFLDAPKRLGSFLDGRLIRLLTAPAKLGGRAGMKFLNVGMSMMTGTLGKLLGGQLLKDVQTFVSAMDTTFGGFRTRADATYKLLQAPGTAFLVVAAPERDALREAAYFVERLAAEDMPLAGLVLNRVHGSGADRLSAERALAAAENLEEPRIVDQEGGKASLRNSPDAPDSSDSPTSGTPAPTPASAPEGGSPTEGAGHAEDIEHAAVTEDPERSVDQLTAGLLRLHADRMQLLSREQRTRDRFTALHPEVAVTEVAALPGDVHDLAGLRDIGDRLAAGERELPDPADEPESPEASA
- a CDS encoding GatB/YqeY domain-containing protein codes for the protein MTTLKSKLQEDLNVAIKERDELRSSTLRLTLAAITKEEVAGKEKRELSDDEVQKVIAREAKKRREAADAFAQGGRPEQAEREKAEGEVLATYLPQQLSDEQLQEIVAQAVEEAKAAGAEGPRAMGAVMKIVNPKVAGQAEGGRVAAAVKKLLAG